One genomic region from Sphingobacterium sp. UGAL515B_05 encodes:
- a CDS encoding NAD-dependent epimerase — MKTILVTGAAGFIGFHLVSSLLDNGNVVVGLDNLNDYYDVNLKLDRLRQLGVYDVDISSENIILESNNYQGRFTFVKLNLQDRINLPVLFEKYQFDSVINLAAQAGVRYSIENPTSYIDSNIVGFLNVLECCRNNKIAHLVYASSSSVYGENEKVPFSEDDVVDKPISLYAATKKSNELMAYSYSHLYNIRTTGLRFFTVYGPWGRPDMAPMLFANAITAGKSIKVFNNGNMSRDFTYIDDIVSGIKIALDHPVPLEDKPPYQIFNIGNGSPISLLEFIKSLEHSLGQIAEKIMLPMQDGDVPKTWADTKKLNDLGYQSSTSVDDGVRQFVDWFKQYYS, encoded by the coding sequence ATGAAAACTATACTTGTTACCGGAGCTGCGGGATTCATTGGATTTCATTTAGTAAGTTCACTTTTAGACAACGGAAATGTTGTCGTTGGATTGGATAATCTTAATGACTATTATGATGTTAATTTAAAGTTAGATCGTCTAAGGCAACTAGGGGTTTATGATGTAGATATATCTTCTGAAAATATAATTTTGGAATCAAATAATTACCAAGGAAGATTCACATTTGTCAAGTTAAACCTGCAAGATCGTATAAATTTACCTGTATTATTTGAAAAATATCAATTTGATTCGGTTATTAATTTGGCCGCTCAAGCTGGTGTGCGCTATAGCATCGAAAACCCCACTTCTTATATAGATAGTAATATTGTTGGGTTTTTGAATGTTCTTGAATGCTGCCGTAATAACAAAATAGCTCATTTGGTTTACGCATCGAGTTCATCGGTATATGGGGAGAATGAGAAAGTCCCTTTTTCAGAAGATGATGTCGTTGATAAACCCATCAGTTTGTATGCTGCTACTAAGAAAAGTAATGAATTGATGGCGTATTCGTACAGTCATTTGTACAATATTCGAACAACTGGTCTACGCTTTTTTACAGTTTATGGTCCATGGGGGCGGCCTGATATGGCTCCAATGTTATTTGCAAATGCTATCACTGCTGGAAAGTCTATTAAGGTATTTAATAATGGAAACATGAGTCGTGACTTTACGTATATTGATGATATTGTAAGTGGGATAAAAATTGCTTTGGATCACCCTGTTCCTTTAGAAGATAAACCTCCATACCAAATTTTTAACATTGGCAATGGTTCTCCTATATCGCTTTTAGAATTTATTAAGTCGCTTGAGCATAGCCTAGGGCAAATAGCAGAAAAAATTATGTTGCCCATGCAGGACGGTGATGTACCGAAGACATGGGCTGACACAAAAAAATTAAATGATTTAGGGTATCAAAGCTCTACATCCGTGGATGATGGGGTTAGACAATTCGTTGATTGGTTTAAGCAATACTATTCATAA
- a CDS encoding ArsR family transcriptional regulator gives MLDSLITSKTRLKLLIKFFVSASNQSHLRGLADEFQESTNAIRKELNQLSEAGYLEKSTEKNKILYRANTKHSLFAPLQKLIHTYLGIDEIIDNILQQAGDIQEVSLVGDYAGGVDSGKIDVLVLGENINQAYLLLLADKVGKKLGKQVNLSFQKTIEEQRYIILYTNHSTI, from the coding sequence ATGCTAGACTCTTTAATTACATCCAAGACGCGACTGAAGCTACTGATCAAGTTTTTTGTATCGGCAAGTAACCAATCACATTTAAGAGGTCTTGCGGATGAGTTTCAAGAATCAACCAATGCCATACGAAAAGAACTGAACCAATTGTCCGAAGCAGGGTATTTAGAAAAGAGTACAGAAAAAAATAAAATCCTATACCGAGCCAACACAAAACATTCTTTATTTGCACCTCTTCAAAAATTAATTCATACCTATTTGGGAATTGATGAAATTATAGATAATATACTACAGCAAGCGGGAGATATTCAAGAAGTTAGTTTGGTTGGGGATTATGCTGGAGGAGTAGATTCAGGAAAAATTGACGTATTAGTTTTAGGTGAAAATATAAATCAGGCATATTTATTGCTGTTAGCGGACAAGGTTGGGAAAAAATTGGGAAAGCAGGTCAATCTTTCTTTTCAGAAAACTATTGAAGAACAGCGTTATATTATTTTGTATACAAATCATTCTACCATATAA
- the wecB gene encoding non-hydrolyzing UDP-N-acetylglucosamine 2-epimerase gives MKQKNLIIFGTRPEAIKMAPLVNEFKKNTNVDVKVCVTAQHREMLDQVLLFFNVVPDYDLDLMKPNQNLFGLTCDIILGLKPILEEYKPDYVYVHGDTSTTMAGSIASFYGGAKVCHVEAGLRTNNKRSPFPEEINRQLTGRIADYHFAPTEAAKLNLLREGVNESDILVTGNTVIDALLESTDRVKNLENIEIGRLKKLVDRSKKLILVTGHRRENHGEGFINICQALKEIAINNLNVQIIYPVHLNPNVKKPVYEILSDVDNIHLVEPLSYPTFVWLMNESYMIITDSGGVQEEAPSIGKPVLVMRNNTERPEAVSAGTVILVGTDKNLIVKETESLLNDRDRYLKMTALHNPYGDGKACQRIVNFITSK, from the coding sequence ATGAAACAAAAAAATTTAATAATTTTTGGGACCAGACCCGAAGCAATAAAAATGGCTCCTTTAGTTAACGAGTTTAAGAAAAATACCAATGTTGATGTTAAGGTGTGTGTAACGGCTCAGCATAGAGAAATGCTTGATCAGGTTTTACTATTTTTCAATGTTGTTCCAGATTATGATTTAGATTTAATGAAACCTAATCAAAATCTTTTTGGATTAACATGTGATATTATTTTAGGGTTAAAGCCAATACTAGAGGAGTACAAGCCGGATTATGTATACGTACACGGAGATACTAGTACAACAATGGCAGGCAGTATAGCGTCTTTTTATGGGGGAGCGAAAGTTTGTCACGTTGAAGCTGGCCTACGTACTAATAATAAAAGATCTCCTTTTCCTGAGGAAATCAATAGACAGTTAACTGGGCGGATTGCTGATTATCATTTTGCGCCCACTGAAGCTGCTAAACTCAATCTTTTAAGAGAAGGAGTGAACGAATCTGATATTCTGGTTACTGGTAATACAGTTATAGATGCCTTACTTGAAAGTACTGATAGGGTTAAAAATCTAGAAAATATAGAAATTGGAAGATTGAAAAAATTAGTGGACAGATCAAAAAAGCTTATTCTAGTTACTGGACACCGGAGAGAGAATCATGGAGAGGGATTTATAAATATTTGTCAAGCATTAAAAGAAATTGCTATTAATAATCTGAATGTTCAAATAATTTATCCGGTTCATTTAAATCCAAATGTAAAAAAACCAGTATATGAAATATTATCTGACGTAGATAATATTCACTTAGTAGAACCATTGTCCTATCCCACGTTTGTGTGGCTGATGAATGAGTCATACATGATTATTACAGATTCGGGAGGAGTGCAAGAAGAAGCTCCTAGCATAGGGAAACCCGTTTTAGTTATGCGTAATAATACAGAAAGACCAGAAGCAGTTAGTGCGGGGACAGTAATTTTAGTTGGTACTGACAAAAATTTAATTGTTAAAGAAACAGAATCTTTATTAAACGATAGGGATCGATATTTGAAAATGACAGCTTTACATAATCCCTATGGAGACGGTAAAGCCTGCCAACGCATTGTTAATTTTATAACTTCCAAATAA
- a CDS encoding nucleotide sugar dehydrogenase has product MKKIKKIACIGAGYVGGPTMSVIAQMNPAIQVTVVDLNQQRIDAWNNEDLSLLPIYEPGLDAVVGEARGRNLFFSTNVEAAIDEADMIFISVNTPTKTYGKGKGQAADLKYIELCARQIARVAQGDKIIVEKSTLPVRTAAALKSILDDTGNGVNFAILSNPEFLAEGTAVADLHNPDRVLIGGEDEDAIQALVQIYAAWVPQERILTTNLWSSELSKLVANAFLAQRVSSINAISELCEVTGANVDEVSRAIGHDSRIGPKFLKASVGFGGSCFQKDILNLVYIARSYNLAAVADYWEQVIILNDHQKSRFAERIIQTMYNTVNGKKIAFLGWAFKKDTNDTRESAAIYVADHLLDEEAHLVVYDPKVSAEQIYRDLDYLKTRSAEENRRLVTVVDDPYEALREAHAATVLTEWDEFKEYDWAMIKKEMKKPSFVFDGRKLLDSAGLKKLGFDYYAIGE; this is encoded by the coding sequence ATGAAAAAAATAAAGAAAATTGCTTGTATAGGAGCGGGATATGTAGGGGGGCCAACAATGTCAGTTATTGCGCAGATGAATCCTGCTATTCAGGTAACGGTTGTTGACCTGAATCAACAACGCATAGATGCGTGGAATAACGAGGATCTTAGCCTGCTTCCAATTTATGAGCCTGGTCTTGATGCTGTGGTAGGGGAAGCTCGCGGGCGGAATTTGTTTTTTTCGACAAATGTTGAAGCGGCTATTGATGAGGCGGACATGATCTTTATATCCGTCAATACGCCCACAAAAACCTATGGTAAAGGGAAGGGGCAGGCTGCAGATTTAAAATATATTGAATTATGTGCGCGGCAGATTGCTCGGGTTGCTCAGGGCGATAAAATAATTGTCGAGAAATCCACTTTGCCAGTCCGCACGGCTGCAGCGCTAAAAAGTATATTGGACGATACAGGGAACGGCGTCAACTTTGCTATTCTCTCCAATCCGGAATTTTTAGCTGAAGGAACAGCCGTTGCGGATTTACACAATCCAGACAGAGTGCTTATTGGTGGTGAAGACGAAGATGCTATTCAGGCGCTGGTGCAGATATATGCCGCCTGGGTTCCACAAGAACGTATACTTACGACTAATTTATGGTCTTCAGAATTATCTAAATTAGTTGCAAATGCTTTTTTGGCCCAGCGTGTTTCGTCTATCAATGCGATTTCGGAGTTGTGTGAGGTGACGGGGGCCAATGTGGATGAAGTGTCTCGAGCGATTGGCCATGATAGCCGCATTGGGCCTAAGTTTCTGAAGGCTTCGGTAGGTTTCGGAGGTTCTTGTTTCCAGAAAGATATTCTCAATCTTGTTTACATCGCACGAAGTTACAACCTGGCTGCTGTAGCTGATTACTGGGAACAGGTAATTATTTTAAACGACCATCAAAAATCGCGATTTGCAGAACGGATTATCCAGACCATGTATAATACCGTAAACGGGAAGAAAATTGCCTTTTTAGGCTGGGCTTTTAAAAAAGACACGAACGATACGCGGGAATCTGCTGCTATTTATGTAGCCGATCATCTGTTGGATGAGGAGGCACATCTTGTGGTTTACGATCCAAAAGTGTCGGCTGAACAAATTTATAGGGATCTGGATTATTTAAAAACTCGCTCAGCTGAGGAAAATCGCCGTTTGGTAACGGTTGTTGATGATCCTTATGAAGCTCTACGCGAGGCTCATGCTGCTACGGTATTAACAGAATGGGATGAGTTTAAGGAATATGATTGGGCGATGATCAAGAAAGAAATGAAGAAGCCTTCCTTTGTATTTGATGGGCGGAAATTATTGGATAGCGCTGGACTGAAAAAATTAGGCTTTGACTATTATGCAATTGGCGAATAG
- a CDS encoding nucleotide sugar dehydrogenase, giving the protein MKKIAVIGLGYVGLPLARLFATKFPVLGFDINQKRIDELRSGKDLTLEVEDDILQAVLVNENPFSTNTNGLYCSNQLADIEDANFYVVTVPTPVDKNNRPDLTPLYKASETVGKVLKKGDIVVYESTVYPGVTEEECIPVLEKISGLKFNEDFFAGYSPERINPGDKQHTVEKILKVTSGSTPEIGEEVDAVYKEVITAGTHLAPCIKVAEAAKVIENSQRDINIAFVNELAKIFNILNIDTHAVLEAAGTKWNFLPFKPGLVGGHCIGVDPYYLAQKAQEHGYHPEIILAGRRLNDSMGEYVASQVVKTMIKKGINVNGAEVLMLGITFKENCPDVRNTKIVDVIRALEDYGVKVTTFDPWANPQEVKHEYGIHSFVELPNDKYDAIVLGVAHSEFLTIEFNRIKNDNAIIYDVKGIISDKADNRL; this is encoded by the coding sequence ATGAAAAAAATAGCTGTAATTGGACTAGGATATGTAGGCCTGCCTTTGGCAAGATTATTTGCAACTAAGTTTCCGGTTTTGGGTTTTGACATTAACCAAAAACGTATCGATGAACTGCGTTCAGGGAAAGATCTAACATTAGAAGTCGAAGATGATATTCTTCAGGCAGTCTTAGTGAATGAAAATCCATTTTCTACAAATACAAATGGTTTGTACTGCTCAAACCAACTGGCCGATATAGAAGATGCAAATTTTTATGTGGTTACTGTTCCTACACCGGTAGATAAAAATAATCGCCCTGACCTAACACCGCTATATAAAGCGTCAGAGACAGTCGGCAAAGTATTAAAGAAAGGAGATATCGTGGTCTACGAATCAACAGTATATCCAGGTGTTACAGAAGAAGAGTGTATTCCTGTATTGGAGAAAATTTCGGGATTGAAATTTAACGAAGATTTCTTTGCCGGTTATTCACCCGAGCGCATCAATCCAGGTGATAAGCAACATACCGTTGAGAAAATATTAAAAGTGACATCAGGTTCTACTCCTGAGATCGGGGAGGAAGTTGATGCCGTTTATAAAGAAGTGATTACCGCAGGAACACATTTGGCACCATGTATTAAAGTTGCTGAAGCTGCAAAAGTGATTGAAAATTCACAACGTGATATTAATATTGCGTTTGTCAATGAGTTGGCTAAGATTTTTAATATCTTAAATATTGATACACATGCCGTTTTAGAAGCTGCTGGTACGAAATGGAACTTCTTACCATTCAAACCAGGATTGGTCGGCGGGCATTGTATTGGTGTAGATCCTTATTATTTGGCTCAAAAAGCACAAGAGCATGGCTACCATCCAGAAATTATTTTGGCCGGCCGTCGTTTGAATGATTCTATGGGTGAGTATGTAGCTTCTCAGGTTGTTAAAACAATGATCAAAAAGGGAATTAATGTAAATGGTGCCGAAGTATTAATGCTTGGGATTACGTTTAAGGAGAATTGTCCCGATGTTCGCAATACTAAGATTGTGGATGTGATTCGTGCGTTAGAAGATTATGGAGTTAAAGTAACTACTTTTGATCCATGGGCTAATCCTCAGGAAGTAAAACATGAATATGGTATTCATAGTTTTGTTGAGTTGCCTAATGATAAATATGACGCTATCGTGCTTGGAGTGGCTCATAGCGAATTTTTGACAATAGAGTTTAATCGTATTAAAAATGATAACGCTATTATTTATGACGTTAAGGGAATAATTTCTGATAAAGCTGATAATCGTTTATAA
- a CDS encoding SDR family oxidoreductase, protein MSKILITGGAGFIGSNLVEHFLGKSHQVVVLDNFATGHRHNIAQHDSNPNFTLIEGDIRNNADCQKAIEGVDYVLHQAALGSVPRSIKDPQTSNEVNVTGFLNMLVAARDAGVKRFIYAASSSTYGDSESLPKVEDVIGKPLSPYAITKYVNELYADIFSKTYGLETVGLRYFNVFGRRQDPNGAYAAVIPLFVKKFMNHESPVINGTGDYSRDFTYIDNVIQMNERAMTTDNPDAINTVYNTAVGDRTTLNQLVGYLKEFLTAYDAEIAKVEIVHGPNRQGDIPHSLASIDKARQLLGYEPTHVIRNGLKEAVKWYWENLK, encoded by the coding sequence ATGAGTAAAATATTAATTACAGGAGGAGCCGGCTTTATAGGCTCAAATCTCGTAGAGCATTTTTTAGGTAAAAGCCATCAAGTTGTGGTACTAGACAATTTTGCTACAGGCCATCGCCACAATATCGCACAGCATGATAGCAATCCAAATTTCACCTTAATCGAAGGTGATATTCGGAATAATGCAGATTGCCAAAAGGCTATTGAAGGTGTTGACTATGTATTGCACCAAGCTGCTTTGGGGTCAGTTCCACGTTCGATTAAAGATCCTCAAACATCCAATGAAGTAAATGTGACAGGTTTCTTGAATATGTTAGTTGCAGCTCGAGATGCTGGAGTAAAGCGATTTATCTATGCAGCATCTTCGTCCACTTATGGCGATTCTGAAAGTCTTCCCAAAGTTGAAGATGTTATCGGAAAGCCATTATCTCCCTATGCAATTACAAAATACGTTAATGAATTATATGCAGATATTTTTTCGAAGACTTATGGCTTAGAAACGGTTGGGCTTCGCTACTTCAATGTATTTGGCCGCCGTCAGGATCCTAACGGCGCTTACGCTGCCGTTATCCCATTGTTTGTGAAGAAATTTATGAACCACGAAAGTCCAGTAATCAATGGTACTGGCGATTACTCACGCGATTTTACTTATATCGACAACGTCATTCAAATGAATGAGCGTGCGATGACTACCGACAATCCAGATGCAATTAACACGGTATATAACACGGCTGTTGGCGACCGTACGACATTGAATCAATTGGTTGGTTACCTAAAAGAGTTTTTGACAGCATACGATGCTGAAATTGCTAAAGTGGAGATTGTTCATGGGCCAAATAGACAGGGAGATATCCCACATTCACTGGCGTCGATTGATAAGGCTCGCCAGTTGTTAGGCTACGAGCCAACTCATGTTATCCGTAACGGGTTGAAAGAAGCTGTGAAGTGGTACTGGGAGAATCTGAAATAA
- a CDS encoding nucleotide sugar dehydrogenase, with protein MIIRKIACIGAGYVGGPTMSVIAQKNPNIQVTVVDLNQERIDAWNDSDLINLPIYEPGLDAVVAEARGRNLFFSTDVNKAIDEADMIFISVNTPTKTYGKGKGQAADLKYIELCARQIASISKSDKIVVEKSTLPVRTAEALKNILENTGNGVNFNILSNPEFLAEGTAIADLHNPDRVLIGGEDAESINALVSLYEAWVPKERILRTNLWSSELAKLVANAFLAQRVSSINAISELCEVTGANVDEVSRAIGQDSRIGAKFLKSSVGFGGSCFQKDILNLVYIARSYNLKEVADYWEQVIILNDHQKSRFAEKIIQTMYNTVNGKKIAFLGWAFKKDTNDTRESPAMYVADHLLDEEASIVVYDPKVSAEQIYRDLDSLGTRSIEENRRLLKVFNDPLDMIQDAHAIAVLTEWDEFRGYDWKLIKNKMKRPSFVFDGRGLLDSSLMNSLNFTYYSIGSNVK; from the coding sequence ATGATAATAAGGAAAATAGCCTGTATTGGCGCAGGGTACGTAGGCGGACCTACTATGTCAGTAATTGCGCAGAAAAATCCAAACATTCAGGTTACTGTAGTAGATTTGAATCAGGAACGCATTGATGCTTGGAATGATAGTGATTTAATTAATTTGCCTATTTACGAGCCTGGGCTAGACGCTGTTGTTGCTGAGGCACGTGGGCGAAATTTGTTTTTTTCTACTGATGTTAATAAAGCGATTGATGAAGCCGATATGATATTTATATCGGTTAATACACCTACAAAAACATATGGTAAAGGAAAAGGGCAGGCGGCTGATTTAAAATATATTGAATTATGTGCCCGTCAAATCGCTTCTATATCCAAGAGCGATAAAATAGTTGTTGAAAAATCTACATTGCCAGTAAGGACGGCTGAAGCATTGAAGAATATATTAGAGAATACTGGAAATGGTGTTAACTTCAATATTCTGTCAAATCCAGAGTTTTTAGCTGAAGGAACTGCTATAGCGGATCTTCATAATCCAGACCGTGTTTTGATTGGTGGTGAAGATGCAGAATCGATAAATGCTTTAGTTAGTTTATACGAAGCTTGGGTACCGAAGGAACGAATCTTGAGAACCAATTTATGGTCTTCTGAATTAGCGAAATTAGTAGCTAATGCATTTTTAGCCCAACGTGTATCCTCAATAAATGCTATTTCGGAATTATGTGAAGTAACTGGGGCAAATGTCGACGAGGTTTCAAGAGCAATTGGTCAAGACAGCCGCATAGGTGCAAAGTTTTTAAAATCTTCCGTAGGATTTGGAGGCTCATGTTTTCAAAAAGATATTCTAAATTTAGTTTATATTGCTAGATCATACAACCTAAAAGAAGTGGCTGATTATTGGGAACAAGTTATTATTTTGAATGATCATCAGAAAAGCCGATTTGCGGAGAAAATTATCCAGACAATGTATAATACCGTGAACGGGAAGAAAATTGCTTTTTTAGGATGGGCATTTAAAAAAGATACAAATGATACTCGCGAGTCGCCGGCTATGTATGTAGCCGATCATTTGTTGGACGAAGAGGCCAGTATAGTTGTTTATGATCCAAAAGTTTCAGCTGAGCAGATTTATAGAGATTTAGATTCCTTAGGCACACGCTCTATTGAAGAAAATCGGCGGTTATTAAAGGTTTTTAATGACCCCTTAGACATGATACAAGATGCACACGCTATTGCTGTTTTAACGGAATGGGATGAATTTAGAGGTTACGATTGGAAACTTATTAAAAATAAAATGAAACGTCCATCTTTCGTTTTTGATGGGCGCGGTTTATTGGACAGTTCATTGATGAATTCTTTAAACTTTACCTATTACTCAATAGGTAGCAATGTAAAATAA